The sequence CTATTTGGTGATGTGGTCGGTGGACTGGTTCCGTACCAAACACATTACGGGCGATACCAAAGCGGCTCGCGGGAGCAAGGAAGCCACGCCGATCAAATCAAGCGAAGTCGCTCTGACCGCTTCTACGAAAATCATTCAAGGTGATTGGCCCTGGCACGGTTCGCGGCACGATGCGGAACGGGGTTGGAGAAAGCAGAATGACTGGCACTACCACCGTGGGAAGATCATCTTCAATATGCTGTTCGGCGATGGCCACGTTGAGAATTATCTGTTTCCCAAAGGCTACGAGAATTGGCTGCTCTCGCCCGCGCCGGATCGCAACTTCAAATGGTGGTGAGGGGTCATTTAACGAAGCCGCGCTGGCTTAACCAGAAAAGGCAATCGCGGGTCCAGGGATGGCCATTGGCAAGGCCGATGCCGTGACGGCCCCGCTCATAAATGTGCAGGTCAAACGGAACACCCGCCTGGCGCAGTGCCGCGGCAAAGGCCAGGCTGTTTTCGACGGGCACGGCGGTGTCCTCCAGCGTGTGCCAGATAAAAACGGGGGGTGTTTGGCGGCTTACCTGGAGTTCATTGGATAAGTTTTGCACCAGTTCGGCAGAAGGGTTCTCTCCCAGCAAATTCCGCTTCGATCCCTGATGGGTAAACTGGCCCATCGTGATGACCGGGTAGCAGAGAATGCCAAGGTCCGGTCGTGAACTTTCGCGCTCAATCGGGTCATCGGCATCGGGGCGGCCGGAATCGAAATGCGTCAGCAAAGTCGAGGCGAGATGGCCTCCGGCGGATGATCCCATCACGCCGATTCGGGTCGGATCAACTCGCCATTCGCGGGCTTTGGCCCGGACTAGCCGGACAGCGCGTGCCACATCCTCCAACATGCGCGG is a genomic window of Verrucomicrobiota bacterium containing:
- a CDS encoding alpha/beta hydrolase, which gives rise to MRFYNCFILLWIAGTVHAQNNQAIPLWPGSAPGALGRDEKDSPTLTAYYPDPSAATGAAIVICPGGGYGGLASHEGKDYALWLNGHGVTGLVLKYRLGSAGYRHPRMLEDVARAVRLVRAKAREWRVDPTRIGVMGSSAGGHLASTLLTHFDSGRPDADDPIERESSRPDLGILCYPVITMGQFTHQGSKRNLLGENPSAELVQNLSNELQVSRQTPPVFIWHTLEDTAVPVENSLAFAAALRQAGVPFDLHIYERGRHGIGLANGHPWTRDCLFWLSQRGFVK